One Osmerus mordax isolate fOsmMor3 chromosome 25, fOsmMor3.pri, whole genome shotgun sequence DNA window includes the following coding sequences:
- the LOC136933340 gene encoding uncharacterized protein, whose amino-acid sequence MNNVQRNALIALLYYRIRPRRRFWVHQIRRLRVNNGDYHRLVQELRLDDDLFQRYFRLNQAEFDDLLTRVGPRIARLNTSFREAIIPAERLAICQRYLATGDSFMTISFSYRVASCTVAGIVGDVSWAIWDCLVEEFMPVPTKQDWRDMAEGFLQRWNFPNCLGSIDGKHVVIQAPPNSGSLYHNYKGTFSIVLLAVVDADSIPGHRCRWLWTEQ is encoded by the exons ATGAATAACGTCCAGAGGAATGCTCTCATCGCCCTGCTCTACTACCGGATAAGACCCCGCCGACGCTTCTGGGTTCATCAGATTCGCCGTTTGCGGGTAAACAACGGAGATTATCACCGGCTGGTTCAGGAGCTGCGACTGGACGACGACTTGTTCCAGCGGTACTTCAGGCTGAACCAGGCCGAGTTCGATGACCTGCTGACCAGAGTGGGACCCCGGATAGCGAGGCTAAACACCTCTTTCCGCGAGGCGATCATCCCAGCTGAACGCCTCGCTATTTGTCAACG ATACCTTGCCACGGGGGATTCGTTCATGACTATCAGCTTCAGCTATCGCGTGGCCTCATGTACTGTTGCAGGTATTGTCGGGGATGTGTCTTGGGCCATTTGGGACTGCCTGGTGGAGGAGTTCATGCCTGTGCCAACCAAGCAGGACTGGAGGGACATGGCTGAAGGCTTCCTTCAGAGGTGGAACTTTCCAAACTGCCTGGGCTCCATCGATGGCAAGCATGTTGTCATCCAGGCCCCTCCCAACTCAGGGTCACTGTACCACAATTACAAGGGGACATTCTCCATCGTTCTACTTGCTGTTGTGGACGCCGACAGCATTCCAGGTCATCGATGTCGGTGGCTATGGACGGAACAGTGA